Proteins found in one Paenibacillus borealis genomic segment:
- a CDS encoding response regulator has protein sequence MYKVMIVDDEPVIKKGLQCFIDWSILECEVVCEAANGLEAVELLGYYDVDIVVTDIRMPGMDGLALSDYVHRHFPQTKVIILTAFADFAYAQTAIQYEVVDFVVKTNPTEQIPRAIEKATQLLEKEREQTQKVRQLESKINDNLSEISEKFLREAVYGLISDEAGLFSRSRELGLQLENYFAVYMEVKDMPGSQGYTGNPANDHYRFLASIRQFLGLAFGERPSSIMAMEKNTLLALVSMGSGNTAVSTQTLLTISNEILAMAENFRQCHVNIGISLLHRDISTLTTAYLEAREALQGSFYNDNYVAVYMPHSNQTITPGAPPHHAAEQIAEHLQQGQSELAVQQLDQLLESYKSTKEPIENVKVACLLIASYCFRLLSASTPFAPEMEESQSAVYKQIQESKSIQLLADILGRLILNCSRAVALSDRQPNYIVIECQKYIREHYNQNLSLQIIADHIHINSSYLSRLYKKVTGESIIDVINRYRIDMAKKLLRNPASKVFEVAEAVGIETPAYFTHVFSKYTGMSPKEYKLNYSQSELG, from the coding sequence ATGTATAAGGTCATGATTGTAGACGATGAGCCTGTGATCAAAAAAGGGCTGCAGTGCTTCATCGATTGGAGTATTCTTGAGTGCGAGGTTGTTTGTGAGGCAGCGAACGGATTGGAAGCGGTCGAGCTGCTGGGCTATTACGATGTCGATATCGTTGTCACGGATATCCGCATGCCGGGAATGGACGGCCTTGCTTTATCGGATTATGTGCACCGGCACTTTCCGCAAACGAAGGTCATTATTCTTACGGCCTTCGCGGACTTCGCCTATGCCCAAACGGCCATACAATATGAAGTTGTCGATTTTGTAGTCAAGACCAATCCCACAGAGCAGATTCCCCGGGCGATTGAAAAAGCCACACAGCTGCTGGAAAAAGAACGGGAGCAGACGCAGAAGGTCCGGCAATTGGAGAGCAAAATCAACGATAATCTGTCCGAAATCAGCGAAAAATTCCTTAGAGAGGCCGTCTATGGCCTGATTAGCGATGAAGCTGGTCTGTTCAGCCGCTCTAGAGAGCTGGGGCTGCAGCTGGAGAACTATTTCGCCGTCTATATGGAGGTAAAAGATATGCCCGGCTCCCAAGGTTATACCGGGAACCCGGCGAATGACCATTACCGCTTCCTGGCCTCCATCCGCCAATTCCTTGGCCTGGCCTTCGGGGAGCGCCCCTCTTCTATTATGGCCATGGAGAAAAACACCCTGCTGGCGCTTGTCTCCATGGGCAGCGGCAATACCGCAGTCTCCACCCAGACCCTGCTTACGATCAGCAATGAAATTCTCGCCATGGCGGAGAACTTCAGACAATGCCATGTCAATATCGGCATCAGCTTGCTGCACAGGGATATATCTACGCTGACAACGGCTTACCTGGAGGCCAGAGAGGCGCTGCAGGGCAGCTTCTATAACGATAATTATGTGGCTGTATATATGCCTCATTCGAACCAGACAATCACTCCCGGAGCGCCTCCCCATCACGCCGCAGAGCAAATTGCCGAACATCTGCAGCAGGGACAAAGCGAGCTGGCAGTCCAGCAGCTGGACCAGCTGCTGGAGAGTTACAAGAGTACTAAAGAGCCGATCGAGAATGTCAAGGTAGCCTGTCTGCTTATCGCTTCCTACTGTTTCCGTCTGCTGAGCGCAAGCACACCCTTCGCACCGGAGATGGAGGAGAGCCAATCTGCCGTGTATAAGCAAATTCAGGAGAGCAAAAGCATCCAGCTGCTGGCAGATATCCTGGGGCGCCTGATTCTGAACTGCTCCAGGGCAGTGGCACTGAGTGACAGACAGCCCAATTACATCGTGATTGAATGCCAGAAATATATCAGAGAGCACTACAATCAGAACCTGAGCCTGCAGATTATTGCCGACCACATCCATATCAACAGCAGCTACCTCAGCCGCCTGTACAAGAAGGTCACCGGTGAGTCTATCATCGATGTGATCAACCGGTACCGGATTGATATGGCCAAGAAGCTGCTCCGGAATCCGGCGAGTAAGGTATTCGAGGTTGCGGAAGCCGTCGGTATTGAGACTCCTGCCTATTTCACCCATGTATTCTCCAAATATACGGGAATGAGTCCCAAGGAATATAAACTGAATTATTCACAGAGCGAATTGGGATAA
- a CDS encoding GH32 C-terminal domain-containing protein, which translates to MHWAFDEGSGTSVLESVSQIRDDIQYVFNQAEFNEHSGPQWRQGVTGSGLLFDGYSTSVVHTVVNEEKKNGGQEFLSALSIGVWVAPRTYDWGYEGKLTAIVNRHNMERKQGYLLGMFRHGSWSFQVGLEGGEWKELWAPEGYELSKNEWSYVNAVFDGTQGEIKLFLNGTEIASADVPGGSRIAEAVNTELLIGKNNHSSLLAEVFNLQMFSGIMDELKIYNRGLSKDEVAASYREVLDSAHGGVRPPLKYDDIKLDRTPLLADRHRPQYHVSPPAHWMNEPHAPIYFDGQYHLFYQHNPLGPFFYHIHWGHWVSSDLVHWRDLPVALSPEKDQLAPDGIWSGSAAYDADGLPALFFTAGNDSASPNQSVALARSTYPQDGDPDLITWIKHPEPLIVQKQGMGAFGDFRDPFVWKDEEGWYALVGSGIEGEGGAALAFASQDMLNWTYKGPFFAADIQKYPYLGPIWELPVFLPLGVDKHGVSKYLLLVSPVGAGADVEVFYWIGQLDKNELSFIPDQEEPQLIDVGDFHFTGPSGMVDPKTGRNIVFTIAQGDRTSELEYQSGWAHNGGLPLSVYLREDGRLGIEPIQELQSLRGEKRLSLRDKSLAEANVLLKDVQGDMLEIQVELEPGNAGQLGIKVRCTPDGEEETLLYYDFNEAKLVIDRTKTTLHPGEKCRGIQGGKLELLGENLKLHIYLDRSMVEAYANGLKSLTTRVYPSRKDALGLELWGDGKSLVKSMEIWDMQSIW; encoded by the coding sequence ATGCACTGGGCCTTTGATGAAGGAAGCGGAACAAGCGTACTGGAGAGCGTGTCCCAAATCCGTGATGACATACAGTATGTATTTAATCAAGCGGAGTTTAACGAGCATAGCGGTCCGCAGTGGAGACAGGGTGTAACGGGAAGCGGGCTTCTGTTCGACGGGTATTCCACTTCTGTAGTCCATACGGTTGTTAATGAAGAGAAAAAGAATGGCGGGCAGGAGTTTCTGTCAGCACTAAGTATCGGAGTATGGGTGGCGCCGCGCACCTATGATTGGGGTTATGAAGGCAAGTTAACTGCTATCGTAAACCGTCACAATATGGAGCGTAAGCAAGGTTATCTGCTTGGCATGTTCCGGCACGGCTCCTGGTCCTTTCAGGTTGGGCTTGAGGGAGGAGAATGGAAGGAGCTTTGGGCGCCGGAGGGCTATGAATTATCCAAGAACGAGTGGTCATACGTGAACGCTGTATTTGATGGAACCCAAGGCGAAATTAAACTGTTTCTCAACGGCACTGAAATTGCTTCGGCTGATGTGCCGGGCGGTTCCCGTATTGCAGAGGCTGTGAACACGGAGCTGCTCATTGGCAAGAATAATCACAGCAGCCTGCTGGCAGAAGTATTCAATCTTCAGATGTTCAGCGGGATCATGGATGAGTTGAAGATATATAACCGCGGCTTGAGCAAAGATGAGGTTGCCGCTTCTTACCGGGAAGTGTTGGATTCTGCACATGGAGGCGTCCGGCCGCCGTTGAAATATGACGACATCAAGCTGGATCGCACTCCCCTGCTGGCAGACCGGCATAGACCACAGTATCATGTCAGCCCGCCGGCACACTGGATGAATGAGCCGCATGCACCGATCTATTTTGACGGTCAATATCATTTGTTCTATCAGCATAACCCATTGGGGCCGTTCTTTTATCATATTCATTGGGGACATTGGGTGAGCAGCGATCTGGTACATTGGCGTGATCTTCCTGTGGCCCTGTCACCGGAGAAGGATCAGCTCGCACCCGACGGAATCTGGTCGGGAAGCGCGGCCTATGATGCAGACGGACTTCCTGCCTTGTTCTTTACAGCGGGTAATGACAGTGCTTCGCCGAATCAGAGTGTGGCACTTGCCCGTAGCACTTACCCGCAGGATGGAGACCCGGATCTGATAACGTGGATTAAACATCCGGAGCCGCTTATCGTTCAGAAGCAGGGAATGGGCGCATTCGGAGATTTCCGCGATCCGTTCGTATGGAAGGATGAAGAGGGCTGGTATGCCCTGGTCGGGTCGGGAATTGAAGGTGAAGGCGGGGCAGCGCTGGCATTTGCCTCACAGGATATGCTGAATTGGACGTACAAAGGCCCATTCTTTGCAGCGGATATTCAGAAGTATCCTTATCTCGGGCCCATCTGGGAGCTCCCTGTATTTCTGCCTCTGGGCGTTGACAAGCATGGTGTGAGCAAGTATCTACTGCTGGTCAGCCCTGTGGGAGCAGGCGCCGATGTTGAGGTATTCTATTGGATCGGGCAGTTGGACAAGAATGAGCTGTCATTTATCCCGGATCAGGAAGAACCGCAATTGATAGATGTCGGTGATTTTCATTTCACCGGTCCGAGCGGCATGGTGGACCCGAAGACCGGCCGGAATATTGTCTTTACAATTGCGCAGGGCGACCGTACATCCGAACTGGAATACCAATCGGGTTGGGCCCATAACGGCGGCTTGCCGCTAAGTGTGTATTTGCGGGAGGATGGACGGCTGGGCATTGAGCCGATTCAGGAGCTGCAATCGCTGCGGGGGGAGAAACGGTTATCGCTCCGGGACAAGTCATTGGCTGAAGCTAATGTCCTGCTTAAGGATGTACAAGGTGACATGCTTGAAATTCAAGTGGAGCTGGAGCCGGGCAATGCAGGACAACTAGGAATCAAGGTCCGGTGTACACCGGATGGAGAAGAAGAAACACTGCTGTATTACGATTTCAATGAAGCTAAGCTTGTGATTGACCGCACGAAAACGACACTGCATCCGGGTGAAAAGTGTAGGGGAATCCAAGGAGGCAAGCTGGAATTGTTAGGAGAGAATCTGAAGCTGCATATCTATTTGGACCGCTCCATGGTCGAAGCCTATGCCAACGGGTTGAAAAGCCTGACGACCCGGGTATATCCAAGCCGTAAGGATGCATTAGGGCTTGAGCTCTGGGGAGACGGTAAGTCATTGGTGAAGTCTATGGAAATATGGGATATGCAGTCTATTTGGTAA
- a CDS encoding S-layer homology domain-containing protein translates to MRDAKSNKSWISKIVVGVMALQLMAPAIQGAAAAGVVLESGEASVPQVDIGSSVTDTVYHSPVKDLGRSVTDAVYQIQNPGFEDGDMSGWTVVRGQAFGQDSVSDETTWWAEQIPYNQEGAFHLNGWKHDEAATGVLRSSTFELGGSGWISFKFGGAKNPNKAYINVVEAASGQVIARYGNSAFADVGFPNPAQGLRLANMEQYKADLSDYLGKQLYVEIVDNATSDWGVVFADAFFMYHESEPAAGIAAIDIKPDFKRYQIENPSFESGNLTGWTVVEGEAFGPDSVSDETTYWVEQIPYNQEGTYHLNGLKYNETATGKLRSSTFELGGTGWITFRLGGGKHTDQVYVSVIDADTGDLMARYGNSEFNESGFPDPAQGLRLANMEQYKADLSKYIGKKLYVEIVDNGYADWGVIFADAFHTFNELVPEEGVMADNIMPNEIRNPGFETGNLESWAAQGSAFQVSNDAQAGKEGNYYAKSSLEGQGSITSSTFTLQGTGTINFTVLGIDKPEDAYVALYDASTNTLLEKTGNVSANEQISWKMQKHYNKRLYIKVIDQSNQARISVDAFQANNTGTTFYMSLDEGAGKKALEEVSNLEHDVNYVFNDARYMDSKDPRWTPRGVKGGALLFDGYSNDIEVDAKDAVPVSDALTLEAWVAPRSYEWGDGNKLSAIVNQSDQDKMEGFALGMYRHGTWSMQAGIGGQWIQVWVKDHPLEKYKWNYVAATFDKKDGIIKLYLNGQEVASQATPVNVPVTPSTEKLMIGKNNRSAEFAGLFSYNMFSGLIDEVKLQNKALTGQEILAEYENVKALHGGMVPEIPNGDIDEDPSVFDGDQHRPQYHAMPPQNWMNEAHAPIYYNGQYHLFYQHNPQGPFWHQIHWGHWVSDDMVHWENVRPALAPEAGTLDPDGAWSGSAAYDRDGNPVLFYTAGNDSLSPNQRTGLATPADLSDPKLEQWVKYSEPVTEQNGNGIHNEFRDPFVWYDQETDKWYQLVTSGLQDFSSGTALVYVSDDMYNWEYKGPLYVSDRNLYPELGTVWELPVLLPLGGDSTGQQKYIFMVNPHEKPEQVPPADDVQRDVEVFYWIGTWDRDNFKFIPDQDAPSKMDVGDGYLTAESGMVTPDGRTVVYSMVQNVRTPQAEYQAGWAHNLALPVSLSLDEHDELRIEPIEELQSLRGDKIADFSDKNLAAANQLIRSVKGDMLEIVMEIDPGEAQKFGLKVRRSDNGQEETLIYYDKTNGTFNVDRTKSSIDPDVRVDGIQGGAVDLDGENLKLHIFLDRSVVEAFANDKKKLTTRVYVGRYDSLGLQVWADNDITVKSMEVWNMNALTGEPAAPVDVPDNWDNSVYTDIADLPNHDFATGDLTGWIPEGDAFQDVHVTDAQFFWDTIYFNPSHKIPGGYHLWGFNEEAGGDSLTGTLKSQNFVLGGNGKLNFLVSGGRDIDKLYVALVRASDGKELFKETATNYEEYQRKIWDASQYIGEELYIKVVDQSTGGFGHINVDDFNVPVKVQNGVNPTNPTDPTDPTDPTDPTDPTDPTDPTGPSSPSPTGPSDPTSSPTQSATPVSKPESQNSLLFELGKGERQVLFPATLAANDGKNALKIKHADVEIEVPAEVLKDLQAMVTGSELGQAKISFEMETLTSEQSKELVGQVGQRNQAAISVAGEIYEFKLSIVRPDGTKLTLEKFSKPITIRLGAQENSRQDLTGIYYISDDGRLEYMVGTYADGKWTAEVSHFSKYAVLTYDKSFEDVNASYWAHDVIKKMAAKQIVLGVSETEFAPKQKVSRAEFASLITRALGITGTNLTAFKDVEPEHWYASSIAAAYEAGIVTGRSTDTFAPGETISREEMASMIYKAYLFHTGQNAVFGQMSNFKDAGTISAWAVDAVAALQELGLVTGRGNRLFAPHETVNRAESAQAVSLLLDRINK, encoded by the coding sequence ATGAGGGACGCCAAAAGTAATAAATCTTGGATCTCTAAAATAGTTGTTGGGGTTATGGCTCTTCAGCTTATGGCTCCGGCAATCCAGGGTGCAGCCGCAGCAGGAGTTGTATTAGAAAGCGGGGAAGCTTCTGTTCCACAGGTGGACATAGGATCGTCAGTTACGGATACGGTCTATCATAGTCCAGTGAAGGATTTGGGACGGTCAGTTACGGATGCAGTCTATCAAATTCAGAACCCGGGTTTTGAAGATGGTGATATGTCAGGCTGGACGGTTGTCAGAGGACAAGCGTTCGGTCAGGATAGTGTCTCAGATGAAACCACCTGGTGGGCGGAACAAATCCCGTACAACCAGGAAGGGGCCTTTCATTTAAACGGCTGGAAGCATGACGAGGCTGCGACCGGTGTGCTTCGTTCCAGCACCTTCGAGCTCGGGGGCAGCGGCTGGATCAGCTTCAAGTTTGGCGGTGCGAAGAATCCAAATAAGGCCTATATAAATGTCGTGGAGGCTGCATCGGGCCAAGTGATTGCGAGGTATGGCAACAGCGCCTTTGCCGATGTCGGCTTCCCGAATCCTGCACAAGGCTTGCGGCTTGCCAATATGGAGCAATATAAGGCGGATTTGTCGGATTATTTGGGCAAACAGCTGTATGTGGAAATCGTTGATAATGCTACCTCGGATTGGGGAGTGGTATTTGCGGACGCCTTCTTCATGTACCATGAATCCGAGCCCGCAGCCGGGATTGCCGCAATAGATATTAAGCCGGATTTCAAACGCTATCAAATTGAGAATCCCAGCTTTGAAAGCGGGAACTTAACAGGCTGGACGGTTGTAGAAGGCGAAGCGTTTGGACCGGACAGCGTGTCGGACGAAACTACCTATTGGGTTGAACAAATCCCCTATAATCAGGAAGGCACTTATCATTTAAACGGACTGAAGTATAACGAGACTGCGACAGGTAAGCTTCGTTCCAGTACCTTCGAGCTGGGCGGAACAGGCTGGATTACCTTCAGACTGGGCGGAGGCAAGCATACAGATCAAGTGTATGTGAGTGTTATCGATGCAGATACAGGAGACCTGATGGCCAGATACGGCAACAGCGAATTTAATGAATCAGGGTTCCCGGATCCGGCACAAGGCCTGAGACTCGCGAATATGGAGCAATATAAAGCTGATCTCTCCAAGTACATCGGGAAGAAGCTGTATGTGGAGATCGTCGATAATGGGTACGCGGATTGGGGAGTCATCTTTGCGGACGCCTTTCACACCTTCAATGAACTGGTACCTGAAGAAGGAGTTATGGCAGATAATATAATGCCGAACGAAATCCGGAATCCCGGTTTTGAAACCGGTAATTTAGAGAGCTGGGCCGCTCAGGGCAGCGCTTTTCAAGTGAGCAATGATGCTCAGGCTGGTAAAGAAGGTAACTATTATGCCAAATCCTCCTTGGAGGGGCAGGGTTCAATAACCTCTAGTACCTTCACTCTTCAGGGAACCGGTACGATTAACTTCACTGTTTTAGGCATCGACAAGCCGGAGGACGCTTATGTCGCATTATATGATGCCAGTACGAACACACTGCTTGAGAAGACCGGGAACGTCAGTGCGAATGAGCAGATCTCCTGGAAAATGCAGAAGCACTACAATAAGAGGCTTTATATCAAGGTTATCGATCAATCCAATCAAGCCCGTATCTCCGTTGATGCTTTTCAAGCGAATAATACGGGAACCACTTTCTATATGAGCCTTGATGAAGGCGCAGGAAAAAAGGCGCTTGAGGAAGTAAGCAATCTTGAGCATGACGTAAACTACGTATTTAATGACGCCAGATATATGGACTCCAAAGATCCAAGATGGACTCCGCGAGGAGTAAAAGGCGGGGCCCTGCTCTTCGATGGATACTCAAATGATATTGAGGTAGACGCAAAGGATGCCGTTCCTGTAAGTGACGCGTTAACGCTTGAAGCCTGGGTTGCCCCGCGCAGCTACGAGTGGGGAGACGGAAACAAGCTGTCTGCTATCGTGAACCAGTCCGATCAGGATAAGATGGAAGGATTCGCTTTGGGGATGTACCGGCACGGTACATGGTCAATGCAGGCCGGAATTGGCGGACAGTGGATACAGGTATGGGTCAAGGACCATCCGCTCGAAAAATACAAATGGAATTACGTTGCAGCTACGTTCGACAAAAAGGACGGTATCATTAAATTATATCTAAATGGCCAGGAAGTAGCTTCTCAGGCAACTCCTGTCAACGTTCCGGTTACACCTTCTACGGAAAAGCTGATGATCGGAAAAAACAATAGATCTGCAGAGTTTGCAGGATTGTTCTCCTACAATATGTTCAGCGGACTTATCGATGAAGTGAAACTGCAGAACAAAGCGCTCACGGGGCAAGAGATCCTTGCTGAGTATGAGAATGTGAAGGCGCTTCACGGCGGGATGGTTCCAGAAATCCCGAATGGTGACATTGACGAGGATCCTAGTGTATTTGACGGTGATCAGCACCGTCCGCAGTACCATGCGATGCCTCCGCAAAACTGGATGAATGAAGCGCATGCACCGATTTATTATAACGGCCAGTATCATTTATTTTATCAGCATAACCCGCAAGGTCCATTCTGGCATCAAATCCACTGGGGACATTGGGTGAGTGACGATATGGTGCATTGGGAGAATGTGAGGCCTGCACTTGCGCCGGAAGCGGGTACTCTTGACCCGGATGGTGCATGGTCTGGCAGCGCAGCTTATGACCGGGACGGCAATCCTGTGCTCTTCTATACTGCCGGCAATGACTCTTTGTCACCAAATCAAAGAACAGGCCTGGCGACTCCGGCTGATCTGTCGGACCCTAAATTGGAGCAATGGGTGAAATATTCTGAGCCGGTAACGGAGCAGAACGGAAATGGCATCCATAATGAGTTCCGTGACCCTTTTGTATGGTATGACCAAGAGACCGACAAGTGGTACCAGCTGGTGACATCCGGCCTACAAGACTTCAGCAGCGGTACAGCTCTGGTGTATGTGTCTGACGATATGTACAACTGGGAGTATAAGGGGCCTTTATACGTTAGTGACAGAAATCTTTATCCGGAGCTCGGTACGGTATGGGAACTGCCGGTATTATTGCCGCTGGGTGGGGATAGTACAGGACAACAAAAATACATTTTCATGGTTAACCCCCATGAGAAGCCGGAGCAGGTTCCTCCAGCTGATGATGTGCAGAGAGATGTTGAAGTCTTTTACTGGATTGGAACCTGGGATAGAGATAACTTCAAGTTTATACCTGATCAGGACGCACCTTCCAAAATGGATGTGGGAGATGGATATTTAACCGCCGAGAGCGGGATGGTTACACCTGACGGAAGAACGGTCGTATACTCCATGGTGCAAAATGTAAGAACTCCGCAGGCTGAATATCAGGCCGGATGGGCTCATAATCTGGCACTGCCGGTTTCCCTGAGCCTGGATGAACACGATGAATTGCGCATTGAGCCTATTGAGGAATTGCAGAGTCTCCGTGGAGATAAGATAGCTGATTTCTCGGACAAGAATTTGGCTGCCGCCAATCAATTGATCCGGAGTGTCAAAGGCGACATGCTGGAGATTGTGATGGAAATTGATCCGGGTGAAGCCCAGAAATTCGGTCTCAAAGTGCGGCGCTCCGATAACGGCCAGGAGGAAACACTGATTTACTATGACAAGACAAACGGGACCTTCAATGTGGACCGGACCAAGAGCAGCATTGATCCGGATGTACGCGTAGACGGGATTCAGGGCGGGGCCGTGGATCTGGACGGAGAGAACCTGAAGCTGCATATTTTCCTTGACCGTTCGGTTGTGGAAGCCTTTGCCAATGATAAGAAAAAGCTGACAACCAGAGTCTATGTAGGCCGATACGATTCCTTGGGCCTGCAGGTTTGGGCTGACAACGATATTACAGTCAAATCCATGGAAGTATGGAATATGAATGCCTTGACGGGTGAACCGGCTGCTCCGGTCGATGTGCCGGACAACTGGGACAACTCCGTATATACCGATATTGCGGATCTGCCTAACCATGATTTTGCCACAGGTGACTTAACAGGCTGGATTCCAGAAGGAGACGCCTTCCAGGATGTCCACGTGACCGATGCCCAGTTCTTCTGGGACACGATCTACTTCAATCCGTCGCATAAAATTCCGGGCGGCTATCATTTATGGGGCTTTAACGAGGAAGCCGGAGGTGACAGCTTAACGGGAACGCTGAAATCACAGAATTTCGTTCTTGGCGGGAACGGCAAGCTCAATTTCCTGGTTAGCGGCGGGCGTGATATCGATAAGCTGTATGTTGCGCTAGTCCGTGCATCGGACGGCAAAGAGCTGTTTAAAGAAACTGCCACGAATTATGAGGAGTATCAGCGGAAGATATGGGATGCTTCGCAGTATATCGGTGAGGAGCTCTACATTAAGGTAGTTGACCAATCCACAGGCGGTTTCGGACATATTAATGTCGATGATTTCAATGTACCGGTTAAGGTGCAGAATGGGGTGAATCCGACTAACCCGACTGATCCGACCGACCCAACCGATCCAACCGATCCAACCGATCCAACCGATCCAACTGACCCAACCGGTCCAAGCAGTCCGAGTCCAACCGGTCCGAGCGATCCAACCAGCTCTCCGACTCAGTCTGCCACTCCAGTGAGCAAGCCGGAGAGTCAGAACAGTCTGTTATTCGAATTGGGAAAAGGCGAGCGACAGGTACTATTCCCTGCGACTCTGGCAGCCAATGACGGTAAGAATGCGCTGAAGATCAAGCATGCAGATGTGGAGATTGAAGTTCCCGCAGAAGTATTGAAGGATTTACAGGCAATGGTTACGGGCAGTGAGCTTGGGCAGGCGAAGATCTCTTTTGAAATGGAAACTTTAACTTCAGAGCAGAGTAAAGAGCTGGTTGGGCAAGTTGGACAAAGAAATCAGGCAGCCATTTCAGTGGCTGGAGAGATCTACGAATTCAAATTGTCTATTGTAAGGCCCGACGGAACGAAGCTGACGCTTGAGAAGTTCTCCAAACCCATCACAATCCGATTGGGCGCACAGGAGAATTCCCGCCAGGATTTAACGGGTATTTATTACATCTCAGATGACGGAAGACTGGAATATATGGTTGGAACCTATGCGGACGGTAAATGGACGGCAGAGGTGAGTCATTTCAGCAAGTATGCCGTCCTTACTTATGATAAATCTTTTGAAGATGTGAATGCCTCCTATTGGGCCCATGATGTTATCAAAAAGATGGCAGCAAAGCAGATTGTCCTGGGTGTGAGTGAGACGGAATTCGCACCGAAGCAAAAGGTGAGCAGAGCGGAGTTCGCTTCCCTGATCACCCGGGCACTTGGAATAACAGGGACGAACTTAACCGCATTCAAGGATGTAGAACCTGAGCATTGGTATGCATCTTCTATTGCCGCAGCATATGAAGCGGGGATTGTAACGGGAAGAAGCACAGATACCTTTGCACCTGGGGAAACGATAAGCCGTGAAGAAATGGCATCCATGATCTACAAGGCGTATCTGTTCCATACAGGACAGAATGCTGTCTTCGGTCAAATGAGTAACTTCAAGGATGCCGGCACGATTAGTGCATGGGCTGTAGATGCAGTGGCTGCCTTACAGGAGCTCGGATTAGTTACCGGGCGCGGCAACCGGTTATTCGCACCGCATGAAACTGTGAACCGTGCAGAAAGTGCCCAAGCTGTCTCGCTATTGCTTGACAGAATTAATAAATAA
- a CDS encoding glycoside hydrolase family 32 protein, with translation MKEFFYRPENAWVGDVIPYYEGGEFKLFYLHGWRENYKEGLDHGWHLLGTKDFVDFREDGSCSIEGGTGHILKVDNIYHMFYCIFPEGKQIACHAVSKDLRTWEPIPEDTFGPDGEIYELADWRDPFVFWNEEEGQYWMLIAALKKGPTNRKGCTGLLTSKNLKHWEYREPLYAPNLHVGAHECPDLFQMGEWWYLIYSSYTGRFGTFYRMSRSLNGPWITPQEEAFDGRAYYAAKSVSDGQKRYLFGWNPTKNDDLFGWNPPKAAGKDYDTWDWGGNMVVHEIIQRLDGTLGVKVPETVDSVFDKQVPANFHGVTGEWTMTGDVLHCDSPYAFASCITQEELPDLCKISAFVRFTGESQGLGFMLRAGDSLDFAYYITLEPQRNRITFRGPVMQSEEGGKTFPYEVELERPLKLVPEQKYELKVFIDGTICEIYIGGEVAMSARMYDIQHGKLALFISQGVAEFSRVQVQIPPQG, from the coding sequence ATGAAGGAATTTTTCTATCGCCCTGAGAACGCCTGGGTAGGGGATGTTATTCCATACTATGAAGGCGGGGAGTTTAAACTCTTTTATCTCCATGGCTGGAGAGAGAATTATAAGGAAGGGCTGGATCACGGCTGGCATTTACTTGGGACGAAGGATTTCGTGGATTTTAGAGAGGATGGGTCTTGCAGTATCGAAGGCGGAACCGGCCACATTCTCAAGGTGGATAATATTTATCATATGTTCTACTGTATCTTTCCTGAAGGGAAACAGATTGCCTGCCATGCCGTCAGCAAGGATCTGCGAACATGGGAGCCGATCCCTGAAGACACTTTTGGTCCGGACGGCGAGATTTATGAGCTGGCGGACTGGCGTGATCCCTTTGTATTCTGGAATGAGGAAGAAGGGCAATACTGGATGCTGATCGCAGCCCTGAAGAAGGGGCCGACGAACCGTAAAGGCTGTACAGGTTTGCTGACCTCTAAGAATCTCAAGCATTGGGAATACCGGGAGCCGCTGTACGCGCCGAATCTGCATGTAGGAGCACACGAATGTCCGGACTTGTTCCAGATGGGAGAATGGTGGTATCTGATCTATTCCTCTTATACGGGACGTTTCGGCACCTTTTACCGGATGAGCCGTTCTTTGAACGGGCCGTGGATTACGCCGCAGGAAGAGGCATTTGATGGACGTGCCTATTATGCTGCTAAGTCGGTATCCGACGGACAAAAACGTTATTTGTTTGGCTGGAATCCGACAAAAAATGACGATTTGTTCGGCTGGAACCCGCCTAAGGCAGCAGGCAAAGATTATGATACCTGGGATTGGGGCGGCAACATGGTTGTGCATGAAATCATTCAGCGGCTGGACGGAACACTGGGTGTGAAGGTCCCGGAAACCGTAGATTCGGTTTTTGACAAGCAGGTCCCCGCTAATTTTCATGGAGTTACAGGGGAGTGGACGATGACGGGCGATGTGCTCCACTGCGATTCCCCTTATGCTTTTGCCAGCTGTATTACTCAGGAGGAACTGCCTGATCTATGCAAGATTTCTGCTTTCGTCAGATTTACCGGGGAGAGCCAAGGTCTGGGGTTCATGCTGCGGGCAGGCGATAGCCTGGATTTCGCCTACTACATCACACTGGAGCCACAGCGTAACCGGATTACCTTCCGCGGGCCGGTTATGCAATCGGAGGAGGGAGGCAAAACCTTCCCTTACGAGGTCGAGCTGGAACGTCCGCTCAAGCTGGTGCCGGAACAGAAATATGAGCTGAAGGTGTTTATTGATGGGACGATTTGTGAAATTTATATCGGCGGAGAGGTGGCAATGAGTGCCAGAATGTACGACATTCAGCATGGAAAGCTTGCCCTATTCATCAGCCAGGGGGTGGCGGAGTTTAGCCGGGTCCAGGTCCAGATTCCTCCTCAGGGATAA